Genomic DNA from Setaria italica strain Yugu1 chromosome V, Setaria_italica_v2.0, whole genome shotgun sequence:
CTGAACCTGATCCGCTCGACACGGATTCTGCATTGCTGCTACGTTTTCTAGTCTGAGGTTCACGGTCACGATGGATAGGCCCGAGCGAGCAGCCGAGCACCCGACAAGAAACGTCCAGCCAGGCCGAGGAGAAGGAGATCCTCAACCAGCCAAGCAGAACTCGCAATTCCATCGCTTAAACTAGTTCAGAAGCGAGCAAGCGCAAGAGCACAAACTCGATGAAGAGGCCTTGGTCACTTGGCGCCAGAGTCTTACATGATTGGGGTCCTTCAAAACCGATGCCCCGCGCTTGGATTCTTCCCTCGCCTCCCCCCCATCCCCACTGGCCCAACTCATTCCCTGCAGCCTAGGTTCTAGCTCCTCTCCTTGATCCACTCACCGGCGCTCTCGCTGCTCTCGCCCAACAGTGAACACACCAACGATGCCCCACGCGTGAGCCGCTCCCTATATAACACGGCGGGAGCCTGGCCTAGAAGAGCCTCATCGATCACCAGTGCCGGTGCCGCCCACTATctccgcgaccgccgccgcacACTAGCTAGCTGATcgatcgtcgtcgtcgctcccggCCGACCGAAGATGAGCATCGACGACCCTTTGTTGTACAACATGACGTCGGGGTACCTGCCGGGCATCGGCGTACCGCACTGGCTGAACAAGGGCGACAATGCGTGGCAGATGGTGGCGGCGACGCTGGTGGGCCTGCAGAGCATGCCGGGTCTGGTGATCCTCTACGGCAGCATCGTCAAGAAGAAGTGGGCCGTCAACTCGGCCTTCATGGCGCTCTACGCGTTCGCCGCCGTCTGGCTGTGCTGGGTTACCTGGGGCTACCAGATGTCCTTCGGCGAGAAGCTGCTCCCGTTCTGGGGCAAGGCCGGGCACGCGCTCAACCAGGGCTCCCTCCTCGCCCAGGCCGCCCTCCCGGCGACCGAGCACCACTACCACGGCGGCACCGACATCGAGACCGCCGCGATCACGCCCTTCTACCCGCAGGCGTCCATGGTCTACTTCCAGTGCGTCTTCGCCGCCATCACGCTCATCCTGCTCGCCGGATCCCTGCTCGGCCGCATGAACTTCAAGGCCTGGATGCTCTTCGTCCCGCTCTGGCTCACCTTCTCCTACACCATCGGCGCCTTCTCCATCTGGGGCGGCGGCTTCCTCTTCCACTGGGGCGTCATGGACTACTCCGGCGGCTACGTCATCCACCTCTCCTCGGGCGTCGCGGGGTTCACTGCAGCCTACTGGGTCGGGCCCAGATCCACCAAGGACAGGGAGAGGTTCCCGCCGAACAACGTCCTGCTCatgctcaccggcgccggcatCCTGTGGATGGGCTGGGCCGGGTTCAACGGCGGCGACCCTTACTCCGCCAACGTCGACTCCTCCCTCGCCGTGCTCAACACCAACATCTGCGCCGCCACCAGCCTCCTCGTCTGGACCTGCCTCGACGTCATCTTCTTCAAGAAGCCCTCCGTCATCGGCGCCGTCCAGGGCATGATCACCGGCCTCGTCTGCATCACTCCCGGTGCAGGTACGGTATAAAAGACTCAGTCCACTATATCTACGTGCACATCACTTGTCATTAGCTGTTGTTCATTGGAGTAGTAGCTAATCTGATAAGTTTGGAGTAGTAGCTAATCTGATAAGTTAATTGCAACGCGGCAGCCAGCATATATCGCTCGATGCATCAATTTTTGCCACGTACGGAATTAGCAGGTTAAAATTAATGCAAGTCGTTGAGATAGACTGGGTTGATGTTTCTGCCCGCCGAAAATACACTGCAACCATTTCTATCTTGTGATTCTTCACGGATGCACAGCACTGAATCTACCCTCTTTTGACCCGTCCGTCAGCGTGTACCAGTGAATCCAGGATTCGGCATCACGAGCCAATTCACTTTAGAGAGTGCTGTAGTTTATCTAGAAAACTGCTATCAACAAAGTCC
This window encodes:
- the LOC101766121 gene encoding ammonium transporter 3 member 1; the encoded protein is MSIDDPLLYNMTSGYLPGIGVPHWLNKGDNAWQMVAATLVGLQSMPGLVILYGSIVKKKWAVNSAFMALYAFAAVWLCWVTWGYQMSFGEKLLPFWGKAGHALNQGSLLAQAALPATEHHYHGGTDIETAAITPFYPQASMVYFQCVFAAITLILLAGSLLGRMNFKAWMLFVPLWLTFSYTIGAFSIWGGGFLFHWGVMDYSGGYVIHLSSGVAGFTAAYWVGPRSTKDRERFPPNNVLLMLTGAGILWMGWAGFNGGDPYSANVDSSLAVLNTNICAATSLLVWTCLDVIFFKKPSVIGAVQGMITGLVCITPGAGLVQGWAAILMGIVSGSIPWFTMMVVHKRSRLLQQVDDTLGVFHTHAVAGFLGGATTGLFAHPDLCPMFLPVTNSRGAFYGSGIQLVKQVGGALFIISWNVVVTSLVCLVVRLVVPLRMPDDELAIGDDAVHGEEAYALWGDGEKYDSTKHGWYSDNDTQHNKAPSGVTQDV